One window of the Thermasporomyces composti genome contains the following:
- a CDS encoding winged helix-turn-helix transcriptional regulator, whose translation MATLLLLTNTLQPSAEIVPALGLLAHHVRVAPAEASALLNVASPNAVLVDARTDLVHARSLTRLIRTTGIDVPLIVVVTEGGFAAVSADWGMDDVLLNTAGPAEVEARLRIGMDRLASRSREEAKTHVIRRGELVIDQDTYTCRLGGRTLDLTYKEFELLKYLAQHPGRVFSRQQLLQEVWGYDYFGGTRTIDVHVRRLRAKLGPEYESLIGTVRNVGYRFVLPPSATDVPGDVQRQDTVDTTPEVPDDARALTEPLQE comes from the coding sequence GTGGCAACGCTGCTCCTTCTGACCAACACCCTGCAACCGTCGGCGGAGATCGTTCCCGCGCTCGGTCTCCTCGCCCACCACGTTCGGGTGGCCCCCGCCGAAGCCAGCGCACTGCTCAACGTCGCGTCCCCCAACGCCGTCCTCGTCGACGCGCGTACCGACCTCGTCCACGCTCGTAGCCTCACCAGGCTCATCCGAACCACCGGCATCGACGTCCCGCTCATCGTCGTGGTCACCGAAGGCGGGTTCGCCGCCGTCAGCGCCGACTGGGGCATGGACGACGTCCTCCTCAACACAGCCGGCCCGGCCGAGGTCGAGGCGCGACTGCGCATCGGCATGGACCGCCTCGCCAGTCGTTCCCGCGAGGAAGCGAAGACGCACGTCATCCGGCGTGGCGAGCTCGTGATCGACCAGGACACCTACACGTGTCGGCTCGGCGGTCGGACCCTCGATCTCACCTACAAGGAGTTCGAGCTGCTGAAGTACCTCGCCCAACACCCCGGTCGCGTGTTCAGCCGGCAGCAACTGCTGCAGGAGGTGTGGGGCTACGACTACTTCGGTGGCACACGCACTATCGACGTGCACGTCCGACGGCTCCGCGCCAAGCTCGGGCCGGAGTACGAGTCCCTCATCGGAACGGTCCGCAACGTCGGCTACCGCTTCGTCCTCCCGCCGTCGGCGACCGACGTCCCAGGGGATGTCCAGCGTCAAGACACCGTGGACACCACCCCCGAGGTGCCGGACGACGCTCGCGCGCTGACGGAGCCGCTCCAGGAGTGA